The stretch of DNA TTTGAAATAAAactttcttcaatgaaatagtaaagataaaactcgtagagtaaatgataaatatttttaaaaactaaatttctaaacaattcacaaccattcccaaaatccggtatcacaagagcatgagcatttactaggaaattaaaataaaatacaacatctgtccagaatacaaattagacaggaaagtaTAATAACTCTAACGGAGATtatgttagctgcggatcgtaatatagaatgcagctcacctatgtccccacaattattaaccacacctctcagcccacaaggccgctatacatatatgtacctgcacaataaaatgtgcagcaagtgcagtatgagtacggaaacaacgtgtacccagtaagtatcaagcctaatctcgaagaggtagatacgagatggccgactatgacactcactatgaatcaataatattaaataatcatgaaaatagaaatatttatatcaacgtgattcacagagttaacaataattttattgaaccagcagaagtaattaaatttattcaattccaataattctcaatatattaattaaattccttcaattcaaataatttctaatctattaattaaatccttcaaattcaataaaaattccaatttatcaaatagcctaacaagctgcaattcaatatcaataaatttctaatttatcaaatagctttacaagttgtaataaactgtccaaatatcgtgtaattattattattattaagcacgatttctgccgaggacgtacggcccgatccagagtgtcgtgtacactgccgagggacgtgcggcgcgatccatagatgcatctatcctaccgaggcgttcggcccgctccacaagaaaggaggtcattttcttatgtacctccggaaggagagtatatttattataagataaattcgggaggaagaataatttcttttaataattaattaatttaaagagaaaatcaagcatatgaggtttccatcctttaatatctttatctgaaaattcacaatatattcatatatatatcaattaatattaattaaacaaagaatacaagttacataagtaattcatgctttgagtcctaaactacccggactttagcattaatagtagctacgcacggcctcgtgtcacctcgtacgtacgtagcccccgcaattagcaacaattattcaatttaatccctatatgataattttcccctcacaagattagacaagagacttacctcgtcttgctccaatttaatccactagtagggccttttcctcaattatccaacttcgattggctcgaatctaaccaaaaataattcgatacaatcactaaaatttataggaatcaattctataagaaaatactatattttcaataaaaatcccgaaattaattaaaaattcgtttgtggggcccacatctcggaatccgacgaaagttatgaaatccgacaacctattcaattacgagtccaaccatattggttttactcaaatccgactccaaatcgataccgaaatctcaaaaattcgtttctatgagatttctaaaatttttcaaattccaatctcaaaacactaattaaatggtgaaaataatgatatatttgtgtatatagatcaaatccgagttggaatcacttaccccaaatgtctttccttgaaaatctgccaaacgtcgcctctgctcaagcttaagtttgtcaaaaatggcaaatgggttgaatgcctctattttttataacttacagatctgcccagttcgatctcgggagctcgatctcgggagctcgatcatgagagctcgatcttgggagctcgatcttgggagctcaatCTTGGGCCTTgattttgggcctcgatcttgggttcgatcacaacccagaatttccagcagaagagaaaaattgcagcagctgtttaagtccaatttttgatccgttaaccatccgaaactcacccgaggccctcgggacctcaaccaaatataccaacaaatcctaaaacatcatacgaacttagtcgaacttctaaatcacatcaaacaatgctaaaatcacgaatcatacccccaattcaagcttaatgaaactaagaatttttaacttctacattcgatgtcgaaacctatcaaatcaactccgattgatctcaaattttgtacacaagtcataaatgacttaacggagcaatgaaaattttcgaactgtattccgactccggtatcaaaaagttaactccccggtcaaacttccaaacttaaattcttgttttagccatttcaagcctaatttcactgcggactttcaaataaaatttcgatcacgctcctaagtccaaaatcaccatacgaagctattagaatcatcaaaattctatttcggggtcgtttgcacatgattcgacatccggtcaaaattacaattccatatctcgggctagggatctcagaatttaatttcgggcatatgtccaagtcccaaatcacgatactgacctaccgaaactgtcaaaatactgatacgagtttgtttgctcaaaatgttgaccaaagtcaaacttggccttttaaagccaacttaagaaaccaagtgttccgatttcaacccaaacactttcaaatcccgaaccaaccatcccaacaagttataaatcatttaaagcacatacgagaagttttgtttaggggaacgaggttctaaaagtcaaaacgaccggttaggtcgttacattctctcccacttaaataaacgttcgtcctcgaacgtgctaaggagtgttccggagttatccaaaattactgtttaacacctcgtgcacctacccgtgctaccacacccagttgagcacattaactcgagccaatcttaaaattctcccatttatttaggcaaataagccttagagcccaattctaacatccagaattctccaccatacatgtttccaacctatgaatgttgtatcaatcactacacgatgcactaatacaggattgcataactttgttgaatttagaccatgcaccgcatcattcacataactataataacatcctccgataacactagccaaaattccacgaatctgatgttcacaacacacctcatgatacatataagtcatgttccaactcttgaaatgcttccacgatggaagaaatgtgtagaaattcataatcaactgccgagtcaacaattattgagtttctccttctgacaagaatcattgcctcattataaccaaataatggtatttgttctttattacactccatataatccgatcgcactgatcccaaatccaataatcttgtctcaccaagtataagttgctcaggcaataaaccacctcagacacgatcaaaaagcctcatatgatgccacggtgagctaataagctacggactcaaTTGCCatacataagaaaaatgaactctagaaaggattactccacccacgtgactaattagacaactgaaaaggtgtcatgaaccttcctcagaaaatggaacacaaacacacaaaatagaatatatgggactgtactcaacatcacactgttgcgacgcgcaacctgatccacacatgataccgttgcggcgtgcaacccgatccaaacaacatacccgtggcagcgtgccacccgatccgcgcaaaagaatctataagaaaataattaccgagctaaaatgctcattactacaaaatatccgaatatccgacacaagcacgctcagtgcataatatcatccctggaaggaccgacagcgccatacgctacaaaactcaagcacaactaaggtacaatatatgatctgaatctcgagagccatcctgctcacataacaccatcgctacgcggaacctcatcacataagaaatttatcaagccgtttcctaactcacacggcacaatatagaaTTACATGAAATTACCGACGacaaaacgacatccaacgtccgaatactccaacatagggagcttttatgctgaaatgaacacatccggcttgatatagagcccatattcatatttaaatccatccacagacctcaagccgattctgatcgcaccgtactaggataataacctttcaaggatacataataaccctttttcccataacacacaagaatagccatcgTAATCGAaacaacttccacagtccacaaccaaatgaacagagcgccctccaggcataaattctcgaatcaacgatattaccacaatATTCAAACTTGGTTttaatcttcactcaatcaagtgactatatgtcactcttacacaatatttCCATGAGACACGCTCCtacgacctttcgcaccaggtaacaaatttgcacatccatgctactggttacactaatgctgtaaagcatatcaaaaatccacaaatcaatacacaaggtctcttacacctgacatcgaccttagatgatgccaaaaacaataccatcttactttaaacatctaaattcctttcctgctcatccgagctcatgacatccttgtcaacaccgaaccgaaatcttaaatcctcaactttcgaatcccatgctacttagtgcacttaaccacgccaatgcgcaggagtacaagaattccatcataacttcCGAACCACTAATATAGTAAACACTTAATCATATAGAAactttcttcttaactcatttcaagagaaccattgcaatacgtgactgaattcccatatccgtagaacataccagcctcaagtagtggtctaagccACCATAACttttctgggatccctctacacataacatgccataatacttgaattcctccagataaaatcaattacggcggccgccaagcttcgcacgtaccgccacaaattacatgcataactctatgcgctgaaggaactggtcattgccaccatcatgccgattcaaccattgttagccgacccatacttttctcaatttattctcaacttgacttagaaataataatagcttcattcattacatcacgaactcaaatccacACTCATCCCAAGTGGCCTTATTTCACGATACCATGCTGTTTCAAAATCCACAGATCATCTCatacccctccttgtgcgcactttttcgTCTTCAACTGTTACACCctttctgatacttcttttatgaatccgaagttattttcttccgttcctcaaatgctacaccacaacctaaagataacgcagagtactccaagccctaTTTCATAATCTGCTacaaaagctcgatattcaatCATACTAcgaactcgagatccttagacaccgcactttaaatttttgaacccgctaagaccattattgagagtcacttgctctgacttgttctcaaacatgatcaattccaaggcctTGCTAGgacatggacactttatcaaggaaacatccgactgtctcactttcctgtgcattacatctacacgaagcataaactctgagtcttccaaaaacctgaatatgaattgataaggccaaatatggcacacattccccaaatcctttgctcaaattaccactaatattttctttccttagttgcaatgacccaccaatacaccgatagcTAGAAACCGCACAacttgacactacgcaatccaatcatagatgatggggctctcccacttagcttgaagctacaattacaaaattctggaatccaccgagattctttcttcatcgttgacatgatcctgcatacgcaactcgccaaattttctcgaaatccttctattaacctttaataaacactctgaaccactagccacatttacatattaaacaGCTCTTCAACTGTCGATTTagtggcatcggaatcatcggggattaTGAATGATCGAGGAAACCCGTAATCGTCGTCTTCGTCAATCTTTTGCTTGTCCGATTGGGTCGAGGCTGGAAtcgatgattgctatttggcttccTGTTTCGCTTTCGAACCTGAGTCCCTTGTCGATGAGTGTGTTGATATCAGAATTACCTCATCGACGacaaacatctcctttgcggcaGGCTGCTCCTCATAAACCGTCTTTATTCCTTTTGGCGTCAGAAAGTTTaatacctggtgaagggtcgagggcatgGCCCTcctgttgtggatccatggtctcccgaacaaggcattgtacctcatatccccttcgatcacataaaacttggtcTCCCGGACGGTACCTGCCATGTTTACCGGCAATGTTATCTCTCCTTTAGTAGTTTCacaagccatgttgaatccatttagcACTCGGGCCGCAGGCACGATTTGGTCATATAGGCCGAGTATttctacgaccctcgattgaatgatgttggccgaactacctggatcaatcaacacacatttaactcgagttttattcatgagtacagaaaGTACCAGTGCATTATTATGGGGATAtatgattccttctgcgtctttGTCATTGAAGGATAAAGTTCCTTCTGGTATataatctcgagtccatttttcccttgtgatggatactttggtgcattTTATCATCGGACCTTGAGGAACATCAACCCCTttgatgatcatatgaatgacgtgTTGGGGCTCGTCTTGTTCACTCTGTTTATTGGAATCCCtgtttctgaaatgattcttaTCTCTATCGCTCagaaattctcgaagatgcccgtcattgaataatcgggctacttcttctctcaattgtcaacaatcctccgttctgtggccatgtgtgccatgatatttgcatatttgattgggatccCTTTGTGTATGACCGGTttatagaggtcgaggccattaagtatctttgatgtgtccgatagccgatacaatggcggatgcatcgacattgaagttatattctgacaatcgtggtgcttctttaggtccggtatgcctgtcgaaaccattcttgctcatgagccctcgagagctctggcctcgatcatttctcctttcactTCGCATAGGGTTGCGCCCAGGTCCGTTGTCCCTACGGTCTCCATTATACGGCTGATATCGATCCatgttcgaccttggttctcaGTTGATATCCCTCCTAATTCTATCCACGGGGTTGATAGGATAAATTGACCCTGGTGGAGCCCCGagttggtcatcttcgaccctgatcttcgattgataccgattatggaCATCAGCCCAAGTGACAGCTGGGTATtttatcaaattttgcttcaattGCTGCGAATccaccgagcttcgaacattgagtccttgggtgaaagcttgaactgtCCAATCGTCGGCGACCGGTGGTAgctccattcgttccatttggaatcggGACACAAATTCTCCGAGCATTTTGTTGTCCTTTtctcttaccttgaaaaggtttgatttcctggtttcgaccttgatggctccggcgtgtgtttttacgaaagaatctgcaagcatagcaaaagaatcaatagagttaggtggtaaattgtggtaccatatcatagctctctTTGACGGggtttccccgaatttctttagTAACATGGATTCGATTtcgtcgtcctctagatcattccctttaattgtacatgtgtaagaggtcacatgctcgtttgggtcagtcgttccattgtacttaggaatttcgggcatgcaaatgtttttggggattggcttcggtgcctcactcggaggaaaaggtttttgtacgaacttcctggaatctaggcccttcaatatcggaaGTGCTCCTGGAATTTGGTCTTCCCTGGAATTGtaagtttccacctttttgtcgttacCATCGATCTTCTTTTCCCCGGATTCTATCCTTTTCGTcggttcctcaagcatctttataactTTGGAGCTATCCCCTGATTCATGTTCGTTTGATCTTTCTACGACCGATACATCCCTGCGGGCGGCTTCCCGGGGAGGATCGGGCTCAACCCAGCTTCGTGcgcggctttggttctgtaactgagttATCGCCGCCTGTTGGGCctgtagcatttcgaagatcattcgTAAGTTGATCCCGTCTCCTTCAACGTTTTGAGCGTTCTGAATCACCGACCGGGCTCCACCACTAACGTTATTTTCAGGGTTGGTAGGCAACTTTGCATCGATAGATACATGCGAATTAGCGTCGATTGGATCTACGATCGGAATTCCAACGGGATCAGCATGCAGTATCTCGTTACtgggcgctatgttgttattttcaccttggtgaccggactcgttgtcaacatgtagaggcgctaattgagggtttgacatttttgtttttttaagcCTGGAACCAAAGATACtcacaagaacaagcgtaaaatagtgtgtgttataAAAGGTAGTACCAgccaatcactattatccttagccccacggtgggcgctaaactgtttacccgaaaaatggataacaattgaatttatacgcagttttaaggatacgtgatatagcTTGGCACAAATTGAGAAAATGTATATGcatattaatattgaaattgactgTAAATGAAATGAACGCAAACCAAGCGAATCGAATAGCCTTGGCCCTTGAGTTCGATCACCCTCAAACCAAGTGGAGATTCAAGTAATGCAAGAACTGAATAACAAGATATTGCAAGCTAAAAGAAGCTAGTATTTTTCTTTATATTGCCTGAAAAGATCTGTCTTTACAAATgattagaccccctttatatagtaggggagtcctactatTGATACAATGATAATACAATTAGGAATCTCATGATAGGCTAATTAGTCGGCCACTCCTTAATTTGCGTCGTGATTTATGTCGTGATTCTCGCCTGATTGCGGATATTTTGGCTTTTCGTTATTTGGCTTGGTAAGCTTCATTCGATCTTGCTCGGTCCCGATCTTGGCCAGTcttgatcttggccgatctcgatcttggttaGTCTCGATCTTGACCGACCTCGATCTTAATCGATCTCTGAGTCACGAGCTCAGCAATATGCCTTCGCACCATGGTTCGATATAACACGAGTTTGAACTTTGCACTATCATATTCTACTCTCGATAAGTCATGCACTATCAGATTCAAGTGTTCAATAGGTAAAATCATTAGTTAAAATGTCTAAATGAAGAATTGGGGCAAATTTAAAGAGCACATATATATTCAGCTTATTTATATGCGGTTTCTTCTTCTCATTAGAGTTGTATGTCATATGTGAGGTGGTGGTGTCATTCCAAATTGACAAGTGGAGTCCGagtcatgatacatataagtttCTTGTAATCGTAGCTCCGGACTGGCTGCTTATTTTAAACCATTTGTTGTCTTATCATAAATATGCCTAAAGATATCTTATCAACATGACAGCGATGGAGAAATTTCTAGTTGTTTCTTTATATACACAGAAAAGACAGATGTCTCTCCCACCCCAGATTAACGagaatataataaatattttatccgttttattttatgtgaacctattttttttttagtttgtgtcaaaaataataatatctttccctatttgaaaataatttagttttatgcaataatttatagtcacacaaaatatatatgacTTATTTTATACAAGTTTAaaagttttctctctttttttaaacTCCGTATCCAATCAAATGAATTGATAACGAACGGAGTACAAAAATTTCTTGATACTTTTTGCAGCTGGACAATAAGCAACCATACTTTCAATATTTATCTTCAGAATAATTCCCCAGCTGACACGTAAAGCTAAACTCTTAAAGTATTTTAAATGTTTTTGGAAAGCAAATCTTGTTAGCATGATCTTCAGTTCTCCACTATAGCTGCCATATCTATAAGTACAGCATCCTTTAATTAAATATGAAGAAAGTGATGTTCTACTTTAAAAATAGTTAAAAATCATTCCTCTGTTATGGTGGTGTCAAATTCATCTACGCGCACTTTGTTTTATTTCTTGGCATCTGTTGTTACCTGCGCAAATATTAGACTATATTGTATGCAACCCTTTAATATAAACTATACGTAAATTAGAACGTCGAAATTTCTTTGTCCATAATTATATTAAAGCTTAGCTATTATCGAGCATTCACAGTTTAATCTGCTGATGCATAAGAGCAGGGGCTGTGCTAGAGTATTCAGTACAAGTTCATATGAACTTAACTAATAAATTTTGTTTAGACcctatatttgtattaaaaaattcaAACAAATATATGTAAATCAAGAACCCATTAACTAAGACGAGTTATAGTTTTGAGTGCAAGTTCTGAACGCATAATTAAATTATGGCTCCGTCCCTATATAAGAGCGGTTGCTAACTTACTAACACTACGCAAATTTGTAAAAAGGGTAGTCCGGTGCACAAAGTATCCCGTAATCACGCAGTGTCCGGAGTAGCGACAacaccccaaggggtgtgatATAGACAACCTAACATAATTTAAGCATTAATTGTTATTTACATGACTCGAACCCATGTCATACGGAATAACTTTAATTACAGTTGCTCCAAGGCTGTATGTGATCAAATCAAATTCTATGCAACTTCTCAACTGTTTGAGTAAACTTAAATTACTATATACAGACATGGTCCATATATATATGTTAGCTGCTGCACGGCAATGCCTCAGTACAGTTATTTTTGGTAGTGGAACTTGTCATACATTACGAGTTTCTACTTTCCAATTAATACTGCCATCTAATATGCTACTATTATCGTCCCCAATTAATCCCACACTTCTCTTCTGCCCACAGTTTCTAACAACGAACAACCACACGCCATAAATGTTTTTAAATTACTTATAATTTTTCCCATTCTTTTTAATCTTCTTCTTCATTTGTTCTCTACTAACTCCGTTTCAGTTTAGTCTTTTTAGCAAATTAaatttgtttcaaatatttgatattttaaaaatataagaaGTCATTTATTGATTTTTTCCCCTTCAGATATAGTATTTTTACTTCTTCAATTAATAGGGTGATCAGTCGCAGAGATGGACCCAAGATTTGAAGGTGTTAGGAAAAACGAGCGAACTGCTCAATCAATGTTCCCATCTGACTTTTGATCTTAATAGTTTTAAGCAAAATATATGGccattttttctatttatatatatgtatatattcagAATTTGTATCGAAGTTAACTGGTCCGACCCCTCTTTtacaagcatatatatatatagatccgCCTCAGGTGAGATGTACTCTTAATTAAGGTTATTACATTATTTTTTAAAGGGTGTGGAAGAATCTTAAAAGGCAAATAATATGGATCaaagataataataaaaataagaccAAAAACACAAGCACAAAGAGGGATTTATGCTATACCATGGCATGTACTTTCACTAGATTTCCTGGATGACACAAGTAAAATTAAACACAATCCCAACAACCACGGCATATGTATACTTGCTAGATTTTCTTGGATGGAACAAGTAGTACTAAAATCCATAAACATAatcctaaaattatttttttacaacccagtaaattattatttttagcatttaaaatttaaaattctgAATCCGCTTATGTCTAAGAGTTGTAAAAGATCTGGGAAATAGTTATGGGTTAGAGAAAAACTAGTTCTTATCAAGTAGTCAATTTCTCTCAAGGGTGATCATGGTGTTGAGTGTAGATGTAGTCAAGGTGAGCCTCTGCAATAACCCTTCTCTTAAAGCATTCTTCATCTCCATCATCACATTCCTCTACTCCCCTCAACTCCTACAAAAGTGTAAACAAAAACAAAATTAATCTTGATAACTAAATTCTGCATCTCtaacaaaaatggcaaaaaaatAAGTAGCTCGATGTACAAAGTATCTCAGCGCTCAGGGTTCGGGAAGGACCGCACTCTAAGGATATGAAGTAGCCAGTCCATCCTAATGCAAGCATAGTGACTGCTTCTAAAGGAAGAAAGGGAAAATAAGAGATAAGGCAAGAAAATTACATTTGAATCATCAGTAGTTTCCATCCTGTCAATAGAATCTCCACCAATGGTTTTGTGGAGTTTTACCTCCCCTTTCACTGCAGTCATTCAAAAGCTTTGTTAATTTACTCAGTGAATTAAGCTTAAATACAATAATTCTTTTCCGTAAGAGTGATGTTTAGACCAGTTTGCGTTCATCTTGATTAATTGATCATTAGGTACCTGTTACCTCCTACTGCCACAAGTAACGAGTAATTGTACTAAAAGAAATAGTAATCAACATAAGCATTCACTAAttaattaccttggttgtttgcCAAGAAACGAGCAGATGCTTGTGAAGACACGAGCATggaaacaagaagaagaagaagtagcaGAAAATATAAGTTTTGCTTCATCAGATTTTTGGTTCAGACTTAGTTAATTTGAGCTCTGGTTACAATGTGTGCAAGAACACTACAGAGAAAAAAAATAGATGTTTGTTTTTGGGTTCGCTGGTTGTGGAGGGGAAATATGCCAAGGTATATATACATGCAAAAAGGTGCACTATTAATCTTTGTGCCCCATTGTTTTGTAGTCACAGAATACCTTATTTACTGGGCCCCACACACAGTACTCCTTTTTATACTGTCCATGCTCATGTGACAACACCGCTAAGTGCATGTTTTTGTTGGTATTAGAAATTTATTGGTTTGAATAATTTGAATTCGTACTGCGTATGATCTATtagagaaagaaaatatttctttTACAGTTCGATATACAAAATATCTCACGTTTGGGTTGGTGATGGGTTTTGCTTTAGTCATTGTCAAGGAGTAGTGGTCCAAGTAAAGTCCAAAGACTCCAAAAATCAATGTGTAATAGTGGCTGACAAGATCAAGAACCTAAGTCAACCTGTTAGACATGCAGACAACTGTTTCCCATCACAATACTTGTTCTCCTTGgttattattttgtattttcttattattttaacTTTCACCTTTCAGAACTTTTGATGTCTTGTTAGCC from Nicotiana tomentosiformis chromosome 11, ASM39032v3, whole genome shotgun sequence encodes:
- the LOC104111515 gene encoding putative phytosulfokines 6, whose amino-acid sequence is MKQNLYFLLLLLLLVSMLVSSQASARFLANNQVKGEVKLHKTIGGDSIDRMETTDDSNELRGVEECDDGDEECFKRRVIAEAHLDYIYTQHHDHP
- the LOC138901939 gene encoding uncharacterized protein, yielding MSNPQLAPLHVDNESGHQGENNNIAPSNEILHADPVGIPIVDPIDANSHVSIDAKLPTNPENNVSGGARSVIQNAQNVEGDGINLRMIFEMLQAQQAAITQLQNQSRARSWVEPDPPREAARRDVSVVERSNEHESGDSSKVIKMLEEPTKRIESGEKKIDGNDKKVETYNSREDQIPGALPILKGLDSRKFVQKPFPPRNDLEDDEIESMLLKKFGETPSKRAMIWYHNLPPNSIDSFAMLADSFVKTHAGAIKVETRKSNLFKVREKDNKMLGEFVSRFQMERMELPPVADDWTVQAFTQGLNVRSSVDSQQLKQNLIKYPAVTWADVHNRYQSKIRVEDDQLGAPPGSIYPINPVDRIRRDIN